Proteins found in one Homalodisca vitripennis isolate AUS2020 chromosome 4, UT_GWSS_2.1, whole genome shotgun sequence genomic segment:
- the LOC124360531 gene encoding cytochrome b5 codes for MATKEYYYSEIKEEIENDNASLIVINNIVYNVTDFLNEHPGGEEVLLEQVGKDATEAFEDVGHSSDAREMMKKYKVGELHESEKTSKDEKLPTAVPLTNSADGDSSWKSWLLPIAIGLLATVAYRFFFLSQ; via the exons ATGGCGACCAAAGAGTATTATTATTCTGAAATTAAGGAAGAAATTGAGAATGACAATGCATCTTTGATagtaattaataacattgtataCAATGTTACAGACTTCCTGAACGAG caTCCTGGTGGAGAAGAGGTTTTATTGGAGCAGGTGGGAAAGGATGCCACTGAAGCTTTTGAAGATGTTGGACATTCTTCAGATGCAAGAGAAATGATGAAGAAATACAAAGTTGGAGAACTTCATGAA TCAGAGAAAACATCAAAGGATGAGAAGCTACCAACAGCAGTACCTTTGACTAATTCAGCAGATGGCGATAG TTCCTGGAAATCTTGGCTACTTCCTATTGCCATCGGACTTCTGGCTACTGTTGCTTATCGATTTTTCTTCCTGAGCCAATAA